GAAAATCCAATCCACTGCAAATGATGCCGGCTATGGCTAACACAGCAAAGACTAACACCATTTTCGGCTTACTTTTATCAGTAGGCATTTTCATCAGTTTGATATAGTCACACACGAGAAGCTTCTGCCTATGGCGGAAGCTTTTTCTATGTTTCTTCCCATCACGAGCGGGTATTTAGTACGTATGACACGAATCAAAACTAAGGATGTGTAATGATGCTGACAAATGACCAGCTTACCCAATTGAAGCAAACGCTTATAGATGAAAAAGAAATGCTAAATTCGCAAATAGAAAACAATGAAGAGGAAGGTTACCTGGAGGGCAGCCAAAGGGAAGCGACCGGGGAACTTTCTTCATACGATAATCATCCGGCCGACAGCGGCACAGAACTATTTGAGCGCAGCAAAAATCTTGCATTGGACGAGCATCATGATGACCAGATTGAAAAAGTCGATCAAGCCCTGAAGGCTATTGAAGATGGGACGTATGGTAAATGTGCAGAATGCGGCAAAGAGATCCCTTTTGAGCGACTTGAAATTGTTCCATATACTTTGTATTGTGTCGAGCACTCACAAGAACAAAACCTATCAAATGATCGACCGGCGGAAGAGGATGTGCTTGAATATACTCATGACACCAACTTTGACCGCCGCCAAAACGAGGAAATGGCTGACAATAGGAACAGCTTTGATGACGTTGCCGAATTCGGTACATCGGAAACTCCATCTGACCTTACCGGTGATCATGAAGATTATAATAAGCTCTATATTGATAATGAAAAAGAAAGAGGCTTCACGGAAGACTATGAGTCCTTTAGTGCAACTGATATTGATGGCGATGATCGCCAAGTGTTCCAGAGTGATGCCGAAGAGGAATACGAAGAAAAACTAGACGAAGCCGGCACCGAATCCGAACTTGGAGATATCCCTTATAAAGAGGGAGATAGTTATATAGAAGATGCTAAAACGAAAGATAAAGAAGAATAAACAACAGCCTCAGTTCAGTGTTGGACTGAGGCTTTGTTTTGAGGTGATTTTAGCAATACAAACAAAAAAAAGATTGGAGATTGACTCTCCAATCACGTGATCACCCTTTACTCCGCTTCCATCGCATCCGCCTTTGTTTGGTGGACAGTTCCGAATGGATGCTCAGGTGGAGCATAAATAACATATACTTTTAGCTTTGTATCACCGATATTCGTGATATTATGCCATTTCCCCTCCGGAATCATAATGGCAAAGTCATCTGATACTCTGGACTCAAAATCGAGGTTATCTTTGCTGTCGCCCATTTGTACAAGTGCTTCTCCTTCTTCCACACGAATGAACTGATCCCCGGTTTCATGGATCTCAAGACCGATGTCATCACCAACATCGATGCTCATCACTGTCACCTGAAGTTTGTTCCCTGTCCAGATGGCTGTACGGAATGTTTCATTTTGCAAGGACGCTTCTTCAATATCAATCGTAAATGGCTGCTTTCCATAATCCTTTAATCGAACGGGACCTTCTTGCCTTAAACAGCCAAATCTTGTCGCATGCTCGATTTCATCTGCAAAAGCCCTAAAGAAGACATTCCCTACCGGAAGATACTGAGTCAGCAAATAACTGTTGCGAAATTCATGATAATCTTCCACTTCTGTTTCATATGCCTTTTTCAGGCCTTCCTGATAAGAATCGAATTCCACTTGTTCGATTTGGTACTGCGGCGATTGACCAGTAAGTGTAATGAACAGGTCGGTAAATTGTTTTAAGTGGACTTGCTTATCCTCCAAAGCCTGCTGGATCGCTTTCTTATGTCTTTGATTTGGTGCAGATTGTGCCAGGCGATTGTAAAAATCAACTGCGGAAGCTTCTCCTTTTATACCAGCAAGCAGTGCTTCAAGTACTTGCTGATGGCTATTCTGACTGGACCTTGCCATAAAGTTTGGGCTATATGTTCTTGAGTTGTCATATGGATAGGAATAGGATGGAACGTTATACAAATTTCTCATTCCCTTCACAGGTTTTATCAACCTATCCTATGCCTAGCATCTCTAAGACGTACATTGTTTGATAAATGGACAAGAATATTCCTGCTGGAGATTCCCAAACTAAGAGTATCATATTAGAAATGGAGATAAACGATGAGTATCATTTTAGCTTTACTGGCTGCGCTATTCGCCTCCTTTACTGCCATTCTTGCTAAAATCGGAATCGAGGATGTCGATTCAAATCTTGCAACGGCCGTCAGGACAATAGTGGTCGTCATCATGGCCTACATAATGGTCATGATTACCGGCCAGACGGAAAACATAATGGATGTATCAACAAAATCATTCATCTTTCTCGTACTCTCTGGTTTGACGACCGGTCTTTCCTGGCTAGCCTTTTTTAAAGCGATCCAGATTGGGGATGTTT
This portion of the Mesobacillus sp. S13 genome encodes:
- a CDS encoding cupin domain-containing protein encodes the protein MRNLYNVPSYSYPYDNSRTYSPNFMARSSQNSHQQVLEALLAGIKGEASAVDFYNRLAQSAPNQRHKKAIQQALEDKQVHLKQFTDLFITLTGQSPQYQIEQVEFDSYQEGLKKAYETEVEDYHEFRNSYLLTQYLPVGNVFFRAFADEIEHATRFGCLRQEGPVRLKDYGKQPFTIDIEEASLQNETFRTAIWTGNKLQVTVMSIDVGDDIGLEIHETGDQFIRVEEGEALVQMGDSKDNLDFESRVSDDFAIMIPEGKWHNITNIGDTKLKVYVIYAPPEHPFGTVHQTKADAMEAE
- a CDS encoding TraR/DksA C4-type zinc finger protein — encoded protein: MMLTNDQLTQLKQTLIDEKEMLNSQIENNEEEGYLEGSQREATGELSSYDNHPADSGTELFERSKNLALDEHHDDQIEKVDQALKAIEDGTYGKCAECGKEIPFERLEIVPYTLYCVEHSQEQNLSNDRPAEEDVLEYTHDTNFDRRQNEEMADNRNSFDDVAEFGTSETPSDLTGDHEDYNKLYIDNEKERGFTEDYESFSATDIDGDDRQVFQSDAEEEYEEKLDEAGTESELGDIPYKEGDSYIEDAKTKDKEE